One stretch of Leadbetterella byssophila DSM 17132 DNA includes these proteins:
- a CDS encoding serine hydrolase domain-containing protein, translated as MKKLLLFFLFSWQTLSAQSNLKAGIDPGVSPERLKRIDKMLQEAVEQKEIPGAVALVARKGKIVYLKAFGEASPQTPMKPDHIFRIASQTKAITATALMMLWEEGKFRLDDPVHKFIPEFKNMGVLATFSEKDSSFTTTPAKSPITIRQLLNHTSGIGYGIIDDSTFRKIFQKHNIKDIFSAEPISTKENILNLAKMPLHFHPGEKYKYSEGLDVAGYLIEVLSGKPLDVFLKERIFDPLGMNDTYFYLPDSKAKRLVSIYTKENNQFKVYNDSTYFDPLYPIRGAKTLFSGGAGLSSTATDYAKFLQLFLNKGMHNGKPLLSKTTVDLIMQDHIGLLWDNRNEHFGLAFSVVNEKGQATRGLGSKGTFSWGGYFNTQYFADPQEQVIGIILKQTSGLSGDNTSWKFKHLVFQTLIAE; from the coding sequence ATGAAAAAACTACTCCTATTCTTTTTATTTAGTTGGCAGACCCTCTCTGCCCAGTCCAATCTTAAAGCAGGCATAGACCCGGGAGTATCACCGGAAAGATTAAAAAGAATAGACAAAATGCTGCAAGAAGCGGTAGAACAGAAAGAAATCCCAGGTGCTGTAGCCTTAGTAGCCAGAAAAGGCAAAATAGTTTACCTGAAGGCTTTTGGAGAAGCATCGCCCCAAACACCCATGAAGCCGGATCATATTTTCCGTATAGCTTCACAAACCAAAGCCATTACGGCTACGGCATTGATGATGTTATGGGAAGAAGGGAAATTCCGACTAGATGACCCTGTTCATAAGTTTATTCCGGAATTCAAAAACATGGGAGTTTTAGCCACATTCTCAGAAAAGGATTCCAGCTTTACAACTACTCCTGCCAAATCCCCTATCACTATTCGCCAATTGTTGAATCATACCTCTGGCATAGGATATGGAATCATTGACGACAGCACTTTCAGAAAAATCTTTCAGAAACATAATATAAAGGACATATTCTCCGCAGAACCTATTTCTACTAAAGAGAACATCCTCAATTTGGCGAAAATGCCCTTACATTTCCACCCCGGAGAAAAATACAAATACAGTGAAGGGCTGGATGTAGCCGGTTATCTGATTGAAGTATTATCCGGCAAACCATTAGATGTGTTTCTAAAGGAGAGAATCTTTGACCCACTGGGAATGAATGACACCTATTTCTATCTCCCGGATTCTAAAGCCAAGCGATTGGTTAGTATTTATACCAAAGAAAATAATCAATTTAAGGTTTATAATGACTCAACCTACTTTGATCCTCTATATCCCATTCGTGGGGCAAAAACTCTTTTTTCCGGAGGTGCTGGACTTTCGTCCACTGCTACAGATTATGCTAAGTTCCTCCAATTATTCCTAAACAAAGGTATGCACAATGGAAAGCCTCTGCTCAGTAAAACTACAGTAGACCTTATCATGCAGGATCATATTGGACTTCTTTGGGATAACCGCAACGAACATTTTGGCTTAGCTTTCTCCGTAGTCAATGAAAAAGGCCAAGCTACCAGAGGTTTGGGGAGCAAAGGTACTTTCAGTTGGGGCGGATACTTTAACACCCAGTACTTTGCAGATCCACAAGAGCAAGTTATTGGAATTATTTTAAAACAAACTTCAGGCTTGAGTGGGGATAACACCTCCTGGAAATTCAAACACCTTGTATTTCAAACCCTAATAGCAGAATGA
- the lptE gene encoding LPS assembly lipoprotein LptE, which yields MKSLRLIFCALWTAAFVSGCGAYSFTGKSTLSSDVKTFTIRDITLSAPSSYATISQEMTEKLKEYYQRNTKLKLVPQNGDISIEGSIVDYRTDGVAASSGGDKAAMNRLTIVIEVVFTNKFNEEDNFEKDFSFYLDYPQNQTLQEAEKTLVPKILDQLVLNIFGDTVAKW from the coding sequence ATGAAAAGCCTTAGGTTGATTTTTTGTGCATTGTGGACCGCTGCTTTTGTAAGTGGATGTGGGGCTTATTCCTTTACAGGTAAGAGTACCTTGTCATCAGATGTGAAAACCTTTACAATTCGAGACATTACCTTGTCAGCTCCTTCCAGCTATGCTACTATTTCTCAGGAAATGACAGAGAAGCTTAAGGAGTATTATCAGAGAAATACTAAACTAAAACTGGTGCCACAAAATGGGGATATCAGTATAGAAGGAAGTATAGTTGACTATAGGACAGATGGTGTAGCGGCTTCCTCAGGTGGTGATAAAGCGGCTATGAACCGTCTTACCATAGTAATTGAAGTAGTTTTTACGAACAAATTTAACGAAGAGGATAATTTTGAAAAGGATTTTTCTTTCTATTTGGATTATCCTCAAAACCAGACACTGCAGGAGGCGGAAAAGACTTTGGTCCCTAAGATTTTGGACCAATTAGTGCTAAACATATTTGGAGATACAGTAGCAAAATGGTAA
- a CDS encoding ThuA domain-containing protein, whose translation MKRLLTLILVAFTLSCNQAPKIKLLVFSKTEGFRHDSIEPGIEAIKKMAQEKGFEADFTEDASTFLKLEPYTAVVFLNTTGDVLNDKEQEAFERYIQAGGGYVGIHAATDTEYDWPWYGELAGAYFLDHPSVPSNVQKGKFTVVNHDHESTKGMPEHFEHTDEFYNFRNLSKNITPLMTIDETSYEGGKNPDFHPMSWYQEFDGGRSFYTALGHTKESFSDPMFLDHLWGGIQYATAKKKLDYSKSRPEENRFTKVVLAERLDEPMELSVLDEERVMFIQRKGEIKLFNIKTGELKELAKLPVSTKYTSKTGEQREAEDGLLGLSKDPNFAKNHWIYLYYSHPEKSANVLARYEMKGDDILFETRKELLEIPVQREECCHTGGSITWDKDGNLYLSTGDNTNPHGSNGYSPSDERPGRESWDAQRSSANTNDLRGKILRIKPQDDGTYTIPEGNLFPKGTPNTRPEIYTMGHRNPFRISVDQRNGYLYWGDVGPDARDPKDDRGPAGHDEVGQAKKAGNFGWPHFVGDNKAYNKYDFEKEVSGPKWDAEKPINTSPNNTGLKELPPAQKAFIWYPYGNSPDFPIMGNGGRNAMAGPVYYKDDFKNAERRFPDYYDKKVFVYEWMRGFILSVTLDENGDLKRMEKFLPNTPFNNPMDMEFAPNGDLYMLEYGTGWFVQNDNARLIRIEYNGGNRKPIVHATSDKTGGALPLEVNLSAEGSEDLDGDDLTYHWKVTNDKTYSKEFDTKDVKLNINEPGLYKAVLTVNDGKGGTNSKTLEIVAGNALPEVHLDLKGHNSSFFKSGETISYDVKVKDKEDGELGSGIDPSQVSFSIDFLAQGFDKVSIAQGHKTSDDAMIALNRGKNLIADSDCKSCHDVSKKSVGPTYTDVAKKYEKKRDAVQYLSQKIINGGSGAWGEIAMAAHPNLPKKDAEEMAKYILSLGQTKSALPLSGKYTLSTPKEDAGQGTYILRASYYDKGANGLPSLNSDHTLVLRNALLDIHAFDEEKDVTKMSFNNMKLVMPQKSGAFLSLKNVDLNGVKAVTLFVLAPEAQVNAVGGKVELRLGSPNGTTVGESPMVKTSPALNMNPEILNIPIHLTSEQLAKNQDLYLVFKNPTIQDKTLMVVLRAELQW comes from the coding sequence ATGAAACGATTACTGACCCTAATCTTAGTTGCCTTTACGCTCTCCTGCAATCAGGCACCCAAAATTAAACTACTGGTTTTTAGTAAAACCGAAGGATTCCGACACGATTCTATAGAACCGGGAATTGAAGCCATCAAGAAAATGGCTCAGGAAAAAGGTTTTGAAGCTGACTTTACGGAAGATGCCTCCACTTTCCTAAAACTTGAGCCTTATACAGCAGTAGTTTTCCTGAACACAACTGGAGATGTACTGAACGATAAAGAACAAGAAGCCTTTGAACGATATATTCAGGCCGGTGGTGGCTATGTAGGTATACACGCTGCCACAGACACAGAATACGATTGGCCCTGGTACGGAGAATTAGCAGGAGCCTACTTTTTAGACCATCCTTCTGTACCCAGTAACGTACAGAAAGGCAAGTTTACCGTGGTAAATCATGATCATGAATCCACGAAGGGAATGCCGGAACACTTTGAACATACGGATGAATTTTACAACTTCCGAAATCTTTCAAAGAACATCACGCCCCTTATGACCATAGATGAAACCTCCTATGAAGGAGGCAAGAATCCTGATTTCCATCCTATGAGCTGGTATCAGGAATTTGATGGAGGCCGTTCCTTCTATACTGCTCTAGGACATACGAAAGAAAGCTTCTCTGACCCCATGTTCCTAGATCATCTTTGGGGCGGAATCCAATACGCTACCGCAAAGAAAAAGCTAGATTACAGCAAATCAAGACCCGAAGAAAACAGATTCACTAAAGTGGTTCTGGCTGAGCGCTTAGATGAACCTATGGAATTATCTGTCCTAGATGAAGAACGTGTCATGTTCATTCAAAGGAAAGGTGAAATCAAACTCTTCAATATCAAAACAGGTGAACTTAAGGAATTAGCCAAATTACCTGTAAGCACTAAGTACACTAGTAAAACAGGAGAACAGAGGGAGGCGGAAGACGGACTACTTGGACTAAGCAAGGATCCAAACTTTGCAAAGAACCATTGGATCTATTTATATTATTCACATCCTGAAAAATCAGCCAATGTACTAGCCAGATATGAAATGAAGGGTGATGATATACTTTTTGAAACCAGGAAGGAACTTTTAGAAATTCCTGTTCAGAGAGAGGAATGTTGTCATACCGGAGGTTCTATAACTTGGGACAAAGACGGGAACCTGTACTTGTCTACCGGTGATAATACTAACCCTCATGGCTCCAATGGCTATAGTCCTTCTGATGAAAGACCGGGCAGGGAATCCTGGGATGCTCAGAGATCCTCTGCAAACACCAATGACTTGAGAGGTAAGATCCTTCGAATCAAACCTCAGGACGATGGCACTTATACTATACCTGAGGGCAACCTTTTCCCTAAAGGAACACCCAATACTCGTCCGGAAATATACACCATGGGACATAGAAATCCATTCAGAATTTCAGTTGATCAAAGAAATGGATATTTATATTGGGGCGACGTAGGACCTGACGCCAGAGATCCAAAAGACGATAGAGGACCGGCCGGTCATGACGAGGTAGGTCAAGCCAAAAAAGCAGGGAATTTCGGTTGGCCACATTTTGTAGGAGATAATAAGGCCTACAATAAATATGACTTTGAAAAAGAAGTATCAGGTCCAAAATGGGACGCAGAAAAGCCCATAAATACCTCTCCCAACAATACGGGATTAAAGGAATTACCACCTGCTCAAAAGGCTTTCATTTGGTACCCTTATGGAAACTCTCCTGACTTCCCAATAATGGGTAATGGAGGAAGAAATGCCATGGCCGGACCCGTATATTATAAAGATGATTTTAAGAATGCGGAGAGAAGATTCCCGGACTACTACGACAAAAAAGTCTTCGTTTATGAATGGATGAGAGGTTTTATTCTATCTGTAACCCTGGATGAAAATGGAGACCTTAAACGTATGGAAAAATTCCTTCCAAATACGCCGTTTAATAACCCTATGGACATGGAATTTGCGCCAAATGGTGATCTTTACATGCTGGAATATGGCACGGGCTGGTTTGTCCAAAATGACAATGCTAGATTGATTCGAATTGAATACAATGGAGGAAACAGGAAGCCTATTGTGCATGCTACTTCTGATAAAACAGGAGGAGCCCTGCCATTAGAAGTCAATTTATCTGCTGAGGGAAGTGAAGATTTAGATGGAGATGACCTCACTTACCACTGGAAAGTCACCAACGATAAAACCTATTCGAAAGAATTTGACACCAAAGACGTCAAATTGAATATCAATGAACCAGGCTTGTATAAAGCCGTACTTACCGTAAATGATGGCAAAGGAGGAACCAATTCCAAAACTCTGGAAATAGTGGCAGGTAATGCATTACCTGAAGTTCATTTAGATCTCAAAGGACATAATTCCAGCTTCTTTAAATCAGGAGAAACCATCAGTTACGATGTTAAAGTAAAAGACAAGGAAGATGGAGAACTCGGCAGTGGCATTGACCCATCACAAGTTTCTTTCTCTATAGATTTTCTCGCTCAAGGATTCGATAAAGTGAGTATTGCTCAAGGACACAAAACGTCAGATGACGCTATGATCGCTCTGAATAGGGGCAAAAACCTAATTGCAGATTCTGACTGTAAATCCTGCCATGATGTTAGTAAGAAATCCGTGGGACCCACCTATACGGATGTGGCTAAGAAGTATGAAAAGAAACGCGATGCTGTACAGTACCTAAGCCAAAAGATCATTAACGGAGGTAGCGGTGCATGGGGAGAAATAGCTATGGCAGCACACCCTAACCTACCTAAGAAAGATGCAGAAGAGATGGCTAAATACATTTTGAGTCTAGGACAAACTAAATCTGCCCTACCTCTAAGCGGTAAGTATACCTTGAGTACTCCGAAAGAAGATGCAGGACAAGGAACCTATATTTTAAGAGCATCTTACTATGATAAAGGGGCAAATGGCTTGCCTTCACTTAACTCTGATCATACTTTGGTACTTAGAAATGCCCTATTGGATATTCATGCATTTGATGAAGAAAAGGATGTTACAAAAATGTCCTTCAATAACATGAAATTAGTAATGCCTCAAAAATCAGGCGCATTCCTATCCCTTAAAAATGTAGATCTAAATGGTGTTAAAGCCGTTACGCTCTTCGTTTTAGCTCCTGAGGCACAGGTGAATGCCGTTGGTGGAAAGGTTGAACTGAGACTCGGATCTCCAAATGGTACAACTGTTGGAGAATCTCCAATGGTGAAAACCAGCCCGGCTCTCAACATGAATCCGGAAATTCTTAACATTCCTATCCACCTCACTTCCGAGCAATTGGCCAAAAATCAGGATTTATACCTTGTATTCAAAAATCCTACTATTCAGGACAAGACCTTAATGGTAGTTCTAAGAGCAGAACTTCAATGGTAA
- a CDS encoding ThuA domain-containing protein, translating into MKKLILLLLLSSPAFAFKVLVFSKTAGFRHSSIPVGIEALKKMGKEKGFEPSFSEDASLFTKDNLKNYKVIIFLNTTGDILNSEQQEAFESYIQAGGGFVGIHAATDTEYDWPWYGGLVGGYFVSHPNNPNVKPAQFHVLIKNHWATKHMPDTFEYVDEFYNFKNLSQKTTPVLSIDEKSYTGGKNPDFHPMSWFHEYDGGRAFYTALGHTDESYTNPLFLQHVWAGIQYAARIFQP; encoded by the coding sequence ATGAAAAAACTAATTTTATTACTACTCTTGAGCAGCCCGGCATTTGCATTTAAAGTACTCGTATTCAGCAAGACTGCTGGATTTCGTCACTCTTCCATACCTGTGGGAATTGAAGCCCTTAAGAAAATGGGCAAAGAAAAAGGTTTTGAACCTAGCTTTTCAGAGGATGCCTCCTTATTCACTAAGGATAACCTTAAAAACTATAAGGTCATCATCTTTCTGAATACTACCGGAGATATCCTAAACAGCGAGCAGCAAGAAGCTTTCGAAAGCTATATACAAGCTGGTGGCGGATTTGTAGGTATACATGCTGCCACAGACACAGAATATGATTGGCCTTGGTACGGAGGCTTGGTGGGAGGTTATTTTGTAAGTCATCCTAACAATCCAAACGTAAAACCTGCCCAATTCCATGTTCTAATTAAGAATCATTGGGCCACAAAACATATGCCGGATACATTTGAATATGTAGATGAGTTCTATAATTTCAAGAATCTTTCCCAGAAAACCACACCCGTGCTGTCCATAGATGAGAAGTCCTATACAGGAGGCAAGAATCCTGATTTCCATCCTATGAGTTGGTTTCATGAATACGATGGAGGCCGAGCTTTTTACACCGCATTGGGGCATACTGACGAGAGTTACACTAACCCCTTGTTCCTGCAGCACGTATGGGCAGGAATACAATACGCAGCAAGAATTTTTCAACCATAA
- a CDS encoding sigma-54 interaction domain-containing protein: MENTREIQEVKNRFGIIGNAPALNYALSVAIQVAPTDLTVLITGESGSGKESFSKIIHGLSNRKRGPFIAINCGAIPEGTIDSELFGHLKGSFTGAVDDRKGYFETTNNGTIFLDEIGEMPLGTQARLLRVLENGEYIPVGSSTVRKTDVRVVAATNVDLLNAVENGKFREDLYYRLNTVPIKVPPLRDRGFDIELLFLKFTTDFAEKNRIEPVNLTEEARVMLRAFRFPGNIRQLKNIAEQITLLEPERPIGPNVLSKYLPKEQSSGLPALFNLKETQDFSEREILYKVLFEMKKDVTDLKKLVYSLMSGNAVDKDTVHPDFFQELSAEPPVLYSRQEEEYHSPFAQTTLKIDDIQRNTEDIEDITHETDEDNLSLEKNEKEMIIKALRKNNFKRKYAAQSLGISERTLYRKIKQYDITDEKP; this comes from the coding sequence ATGGAGAATACCCGGGAGATTCAAGAGGTCAAGAATAGATTTGGTATTATAGGTAATGCTCCTGCATTGAACTATGCCCTTAGTGTGGCCATTCAGGTGGCACCTACTGATTTGACAGTTTTGATAACCGGTGAGAGTGGTAGCGGTAAGGAATCCTTTTCTAAAATTATTCATGGATTGAGTAATAGAAAAAGAGGGCCCTTCATCGCCATCAACTGTGGAGCTATTCCTGAAGGAACCATAGATTCAGAACTGTTTGGGCATTTAAAAGGCTCATTTACCGGAGCTGTAGATGATAGAAAAGGTTATTTTGAGACCACGAATAATGGTACCATATTTCTTGACGAAATAGGAGAGATGCCTTTGGGTACTCAAGCACGCCTTTTGCGCGTTTTGGAGAATGGAGAATACATTCCTGTAGGCTCATCTACGGTTAGAAAGACAGATGTTCGTGTAGTTGCGGCTACAAATGTAGACCTTCTCAATGCCGTGGAAAATGGGAAGTTTAGAGAAGACCTCTATTACCGTTTAAATACCGTTCCCATCAAGGTCCCACCTTTAAGAGATAGGGGATTTGATATCGAATTGCTATTTTTGAAGTTTACTACTGACTTTGCAGAGAAGAATAGGATTGAGCCTGTGAACCTAACGGAAGAAGCCAGGGTGATGTTAAGAGCATTTCGCTTTCCTGGAAACATTAGACAGCTGAAGAATATAGCTGAGCAAATCACCTTATTGGAGCCGGAACGCCCCATTGGGCCTAATGTACTTTCAAAGTATCTGCCTAAGGAGCAATCGTCCGGATTACCTGCACTTTTTAATCTCAAAGAAACCCAGGACTTCTCTGAAAGGGAGATTCTTTATAAAGTTTTGTTTGAGATGAAGAAAGATGTGACGGATTTGAAGAAGTTAGTCTATTCTTTGATGTCAGGTAATGCAGTAGATAAAGATACCGTACATCCAGATTTCTTCCAGGAGCTGAGTGCAGAACCACCTGTGCTCTATTCACGTCAGGAAGAGGAATATCACTCTCCGTTTGCTCAGACTACCTTGAAGATAGATGATATCCAAAGGAATACGGAGGATATAGAGGATATCACCCATGAGACTGATGAAGATAATCTTTCCTTAGAAAAGAACGAGAAAGAAATGATCATCAAAGCGCTTAGGAAGAACAATTTTAAGCGTAAATATGCCGCTCAGAGCTTGGGTATATCCGAAAGGACATTGTATAGAAAGATTAAACAGTACGATATTACGGATGAAAAGCCTTAG
- the miaB gene encoding tRNA (N6-isopentenyl adenosine(37)-C2)-methylthiotransferase MiaB, translated as MSENHLTEELDEAKITVNEFVSGTKKLYIESYGCQMNFADSEVVASILRSNGYSTTSDVVEADLILLNTCAIRDNAEQRVRNRLSILNSNKKRNPELKIGVLGCMAERLKTKFLEEEKMVDLVVGPDAYRDLPNLLAEVEEGHKAVNVFLSREETYADITPIRLDSNGVSAFISIMRGCNNMCSFCVVPFTRGRERSRDPYSIEKEAKELFDQGYREVTLLGQNVDSYLWKSETEQFTFANLLEKIALIHPDLRIRFSTSHPKDITDEVLYTMKKYDNICNYIHLPAQSGSSRILELMNRTYDREWYLGKIDRIREILGEECGISHDLIAGFCTETEEDHQDTLTLMDYVKFDYGYMFYYSERPGTPAAKKYEDDVPEEVKKRRLNEIIAKQQEHSLERNQMTVGKVYRILIEGESKRSDEDLCGRTDQNKMVVFPRKHYKKGEYVNVRILSCSAATLKGEIVD; from the coding sequence ATGAGCGAAAATCATCTCACGGAGGAATTAGATGAGGCGAAGATTACCGTCAATGAATTCGTAAGTGGAACTAAGAAATTATATATAGAAAGCTACGGATGTCAAATGAACTTTGCGGATAGCGAAGTGGTAGCTTCAATATTAAGAAGTAATGGGTATTCTACCACTTCAGACGTAGTGGAAGCAGATTTAATTCTATTAAATACCTGTGCCATTAGAGACAATGCGGAGCAAAGAGTGAGAAATCGCTTGAGCATTTTAAATTCTAATAAGAAGCGTAATCCTGAATTGAAAATAGGTGTTTTAGGTTGTATGGCCGAACGCCTAAAGACTAAGTTCCTGGAAGAAGAGAAAATGGTGGATCTAGTAGTAGGTCCGGATGCATATCGTGATCTGCCCAATTTACTAGCAGAGGTAGAGGAAGGGCATAAAGCCGTTAACGTATTTCTTTCCAGAGAAGAAACCTATGCAGATATTACGCCTATCCGCTTAGATTCTAATGGTGTTTCTGCATTCATTTCTATCATGAGAGGCTGTAATAATATGTGTAGCTTCTGTGTGGTACCATTTACTAGAGGTAGAGAGAGAAGCAGGGATCCCTATTCTATTGAGAAAGAAGCTAAGGAGCTTTTTGATCAAGGATATAGAGAGGTAACCCTTTTAGGGCAAAATGTGGACTCATATCTTTGGAAGAGTGAAACGGAACAGTTCACGTTTGCTAACTTATTGGAGAAAATAGCCTTGATTCACCCTGATTTGAGGATCCGTTTCTCTACATCCCATCCTAAGGATATTACAGATGAAGTTCTGTACACCATGAAGAAGTACGATAATATCTGTAACTATATACACCTTCCGGCTCAAAGCGGTAGCTCCCGAATATTGGAATTAATGAATAGAACTTATGACAGGGAGTGGTACTTGGGTAAGATTGATAGAATCAGAGAGATCTTAGGAGAAGAATGTGGTATTTCTCATGACCTTATTGCCGGATTCTGTACAGAGACTGAAGAGGATCACCAGGATACTTTGACCTTAATGGATTATGTGAAGTTTGATTACGGTTACATGTTCTATTATTCTGAGAGACCGGGCACACCTGCGGCTAAGAAATATGAAGACGATGTGCCAGAAGAGGTAAAGAAGAGGAGATTGAATGAGATTATTGCTAAACAGCAAGAACATTCACTCGAGAGAAATCAAATGACGGTAGGTAAAGTGTACAGAATCTTGATAGAAGGAGAGTCTAAACGTTCGGATGAGGACCTATGCGGTAGAACAGACCAGAATAAAATGGTAGTCTTCCCAAGAAAGCATTACAAGAAGGGTGAATATGTCAATGTTAGAATCTTGTCTTGTTCTGCAGCTACACTAAAAGGTGAAATTGTAGATTAA